From the Nitrospiria bacterium genome, the window ATTCCGATTGCGGTCATCGCTTTCTGCAACGCCGTCAATTCCTTGAGTTGCACCTGAAGTGCGGAGATTCTCGCTTCTTCTTCCAGAACTTTAAATTGTTCCTCGCGCAGTTGTTTTTGCATTTTTTGAAGTTTGAATTCTTTGTCGATGATGTAGGCACAGAAGAGCAGGAAAAAGACACCCAGGAAGATTATAATGACCGGAGGTTGCCCTGTCAGGAGGCTCAAGACGATGACGGTCCCGGTCGAGGATAGCAGGAGGAGAATAGACATGGCCCAGAGTTCCCATCGTTTCTTCTCAACCGGCGTTATTTTTTTCGTCGAATTCATTGAGATGGACAGCGATCGTCTCCAGAAGCGCGACTTGGGAGCCGAAGGAAAAACGAACGTCTGCCGGCGGTCAGGTGCGACCGGCTTTGTTCAACGCTTCCTCGGGGTAGTTCACCCAAGGTTCCCGCTCGGCCAGATACCGCGGCCCCCGGAAATTCAGGCGGGTGCGAAGGTTCGAAAAACCGGACCGTTGCAACTGCGAGACGAAATGGCGAAGTGTTTCGTCGACCGTGCGAAAGGCCTCTGTCTCAAACGTCAGTCCTTCATAATGAAAGATGGCCTTGTATCCTTTCTCGATGCGCTGGATGTCCACCAGGCGATTAAAGACGCGCTGTCGCTCGTCTTGCCCTTCAATTTGGTGTCGCTCGGTAATTCGCTGCATCGGACGATCTCCAGGATGGCGAAGATTATAGCGAGTTCCTCCCAGGCAATCAATAACTTTTTTGGGTTTAAAGGACCCGGCGGCAGAGTCGGGGATTGCCCCTTCCATACGGATGCGTTGACCGTATCGATTCCGGCCTCGAATCCTTGAGGCGGAGGGGGTTTGGCTTATGTTTGACAATCCATCAGCCGTTTCTTATAATCCCTCATAGTGCATGTTACTCATGGCCATCGGGGATGAACCTTCCAAACCTACTCTCCATTCTTCGTATTCTATTCATACCGGTATTCATTAATTTATTGATCTATCATTACCATGGATGGGCCTTGGCCGTTTTTCTCGCGGCGGGCCTAACGGACAGCCTGGATGGCTTGATTGCGCGGCTGACGAATCAGAGAACGCGGCTGGGGACCTACCTCGACCCAATGGCGGACAAGCTGCTCCTGACGGCGTCCTTCCTGGCCCTCGGGATCCTGCAAATTATCCCGGTTTGGAGTGCCGTGGTCGTGGTCAGCCGAGATATTATTTTGATTTTGGGCGCCTTGATTCTCCATCTGACACAAACCCAGATGGAAATCTCGCCCACCTTCCTCGGGAAAAGCACGACGGCGCTTCAATTGATTTACGTGGCGTTGGTTTTACTCGCGGCCGTAGTTCGGGGGAGCACGGTCAGTCTTTTCCCGGTACTGGTGGTGACGGTCGGGTTAACGATTCTTTCCGGATTACATTACATTTACCGGGGAATTCATCATCTGAATTCCGAACAGGTTTAACCGGTGCCGCGCCGATCCCGGGACAAAACCATTAAACAAAGGCCCTTTGCGTGAACGGTCGAACCCGGTGGCTTGGCATTATTGGGTATCCCATCCGGCATTCCCTTTCCCCATTGATGCACAATGCGGCCATTGAGGCCTTGGGCCTCGACTACTGCTATATTCCCTTGACGGTTGAGCCCCGCCATTTGCGGTCCGCCGTGAATGCGTTGCAACGGCTAGGGTTCCGTGGATTTAACGTGACGATTCCGCACAAGGAAAGAATCATGGCTATTATCGACCGCTTAACTCCGGAAGCCGAGCTCATCGGAGCGGTGAACACGGTTGAAATCCAACGTGAACGGCTGATTGGTCATAATACCGACGGCCGGGGGTTCCTTAGGGCCTTGATGGAGGAGAGCCACCGTTCGGTAGCCGGGCAGCGGGTCCTGCTTTTAGGGGCGGGGGGGGCGGCACGTGCTGTCGCGTTTCAACTGGCCCACGAGGGCGTGAAGAAGTTGTTGATCGCAAACCGCTCCTTAGAAAGGGCCCACGGGCTGGCACGGCATCTACGGCGATCGTCGATCGGGTGCTCGGTTTCTGTCCTCCACTGGATGGGAAAAGCCCTTAATAAATCTGTCCAAGAGTCCGATATCATTATCAATGCAACATCATTGGGAATGAGTCCGTCCGACCCTCCCCTTCTTTCCTCCGCTGTTTTCAAAACCCACCATGTCGTATATGATCTTATATAT encodes:
- the aroE gene encoding shikimate dehydrogenase, whose translation is MNGRTRWLGIIGYPIRHSLSPLMHNAAIEALGLDYCYIPLTVEPRHLRSAVNALQRLGFRGFNVTIPHKERIMAIIDRLTPEAELIGAVNTVEIQRERLIGHNTDGRGFLRALMEESHRSVAGQRVLLLGAGGAARAVAFQLAHEGVKKLLIANRSLERAHGLARHLRRSSIGCSVSVLHWMGKALNKSVQESDIIINATSLGMSPSDPPLLSSAVFKTHHVVYDLIYKPPRTALLKQAEAAGATAISGLGMLVYQGALSFEIWTGRRPPVDVMREALRQAIVP
- a CDS encoding CDP-alcohol phosphatidyltransferase family protein, whose translation is MNLPNLLSILRILFIPVFINLLIYHYHGWALAVFLAAGLTDSLDGLIARLTNQRTRLGTYLDPMADKLLLTASFLALGILQIIPVWSAVVVVSRDIILILGALILHLTQTQMEISPTFLGKSTTALQLIYVALVLLAAVVRGSTVSLFPVLVVTVGLTILSGLHYIYRGIHHLNSEQV